One region of Mycolicibacterium rhodesiae NBB3 genomic DNA includes:
- the recB gene encoding exodeoxyribonuclease V subunit beta, whose product MAPFDLLGPLPAPRSTTVLEASAGTGKTFALAGLVTRYVAEGVATLDQMLLITFGRAASQELRERVRSQILEALLAFDDPSTVGDNQVVQRLLTGAPDDLAERRLRLRDALAGFDAATIATTHQFCQLVLKSLGVAGDTDAGVQLVESLDDVVSDIVDDLYLAHFGQQREDPQLTREQALDLAREVVNNPHTELRPSDPPPGFEPAVRVEFATAVCVELEKRKRKLGILHYDDLLSRLANALEAAESPARSRMQRRWSIVMVDEFQDTDPVQWQVIDRAFSGHCTVILIGDPKQAIYAFRGGDIVTYLHAADSAGERRTLGTNWRSDAPLVDSLQAVMRDAQLGDARIMVREVAANHKEHRLKGAPHNDPFRLRVVSRDTLRTKPDRVITMDRLRTHISADLAADIAVLLSSGATFCDRPLQPGDIAVIVETHRDGRVCFDALADAGIPAVYTGDSDVFGSQAADDWLCLLEAFDQPHRSGLVRAAATTMFFGETAETLAAEGDTLTDRIADTLREWADHARERGVAAVFEAAQLKGMGTRVLSWIDGERHMTDVAHLTQVLHDTAHREHFNLPALRDWLRTQREERSGATERNRRLDSDAAAVQIMTVWVSKGLQYPVVYLPFAFNRNIQSRDVVLFHDGATRCLHIGGEQSPDYTAVQQLGRREAASDDVRLTYVALTRAQSQVVAWWAPSWDEPNGGLSRLLRGRQPGDPVVPDRCDPPKIDDADAMATLRAWENVGGPVLEDSVIAPPTAVQLPATPSDLDVRHFHRRIDASWRRTSYSGLIRAAETAGVTSEPEVIELDDEVGEVPVHEASGIGVDVPSPMADLPTGAKFGTLVHAVLETADPFAGDLTAELEAQIREHSMWWPVDTPPEELAAAMVPLHDTPLGPLAPDTTLRQIGLPDRLREMEFEFPLAGGDLRGKAPSITLADVGRLFAEHVPADDPLASYAERLSSGALSLQSLKGYLTGSLDVVLRVGEKYIVADYKTNWLGEPERPLTAADYGRPRLAEAMLHSDYPLQALLYCVVLHRFLRWRQPGYSPDKHLGGVLYLFVRGMCGAQTPVVDGHPTGVFSWRPPAALIVAMSDLLDAGAVAA is encoded by the coding sequence ATGGCACCCTTCGACCTGCTGGGCCCGCTGCCCGCACCGCGGTCGACCACCGTGCTGGAGGCCAGTGCCGGCACCGGCAAGACGTTCGCGCTCGCGGGGCTGGTGACCCGTTATGTCGCCGAGGGCGTGGCGACGCTGGATCAGATGTTGCTCATCACCTTCGGACGGGCGGCAAGCCAGGAGCTGCGGGAGCGGGTACGCAGCCAGATCCTCGAGGCACTGTTGGCGTTCGACGACCCGTCGACGGTCGGTGACAACCAGGTCGTCCAGCGTCTCCTCACAGGTGCCCCCGATGACTTGGCCGAGCGCAGGCTGCGGCTGCGCGACGCGCTGGCCGGCTTCGACGCCGCAACGATCGCCACCACGCACCAGTTCTGCCAGCTCGTGCTGAAATCGCTTGGCGTGGCCGGTGATACCGATGCAGGGGTGCAGCTGGTCGAGAGCCTCGACGACGTCGTCTCCGACATCGTCGACGACCTGTACCTCGCGCACTTCGGCCAGCAGAGGGAAGATCCGCAGCTGACCCGCGAGCAGGCGCTCGATCTCGCGCGCGAGGTCGTCAACAACCCGCACACCGAGCTTCGGCCGTCGGACCCGCCGCCGGGCTTTGAGCCCGCGGTGCGCGTCGAGTTCGCGACGGCCGTCTGCGTGGAGCTGGAGAAGCGCAAGCGCAAACTCGGCATCCTGCACTATGACGACCTGCTGTCGCGGCTGGCGAACGCGCTGGAGGCTGCCGAATCCCCGGCCCGGTCCCGTATGCAGCGGCGCTGGTCGATCGTCATGGTCGACGAGTTCCAGGACACCGACCCGGTGCAGTGGCAGGTGATCGACCGGGCATTCTCCGGCCATTGCACGGTTATCTTGATCGGCGACCCCAAGCAGGCGATCTACGCATTCCGCGGCGGCGACATCGTCACGTATCTGCACGCCGCCGACAGCGCGGGCGAGCGCCGGACGCTGGGCACCAACTGGCGCAGCGATGCTCCGCTCGTCGACAGCCTGCAAGCGGTGATGCGCGACGCACAGCTCGGCGACGCCAGGATCATGGTGCGCGAAGTGGCGGCCAACCACAAGGAGCACCGGCTGAAGGGAGCTCCGCACAACGACCCATTCCGGTTGCGTGTGGTGTCACGGGATACGTTGCGCACCAAGCCGGACCGTGTCATCACGATGGACCGGCTGCGCACGCACATCAGCGCCGACCTGGCCGCCGACATCGCCGTACTGCTGTCCAGCGGCGCGACGTTCTGCGACCGGCCGCTGCAGCCCGGTGACATCGCGGTGATCGTCGAGACGCACCGCGACGGTCGGGTGTGCTTCGACGCGCTGGCCGACGCGGGCATCCCCGCCGTCTACACCGGCGACTCCGATGTGTTCGGTTCACAGGCGGCCGACGACTGGCTGTGCCTGCTGGAGGCCTTCGACCAACCGCACCGCTCGGGGCTGGTCCGCGCCGCAGCGACGACGATGTTCTTCGGCGAGACAGCCGAAACCCTTGCCGCCGAGGGTGACACGTTGACCGATCGGATCGCCGACACCCTGCGTGAATGGGCCGACCATGCGCGCGAGCGTGGGGTTGCCGCCGTCTTCGAGGCCGCGCAGCTGAAGGGGATGGGCACGCGCGTGCTGTCGTGGATCGACGGCGAGCGCCATATGACCGATGTCGCGCACCTGACGCAAGTGCTGCACGACACCGCGCACCGCGAGCATTTCAACCTGCCCGCTCTGCGGGATTGGCTGCGGACGCAGCGCGAAGAGCGAAGCGGCGCAACCGAACGCAACCGTCGGCTCGACAGCGACGCAGCGGCCGTGCAGATCATGACGGTGTGGGTGAGCAAGGGCCTGCAGTACCCGGTCGTGTATCTGCCGTTCGCGTTCAACCGCAACATCCAGAGCCGCGACGTCGTGCTGTTCCATGACGGCGCCACCCGTTGCCTGCACATCGGTGGTGAGCAGAGCCCCGACTACACCGCTGTTCAGCAGCTCGGTCGGCGCGAGGCGGCCAGCGACGACGTCCGGCTCACCTATGTCGCGCTGACCCGCGCGCAGTCGCAGGTGGTCGCGTGGTGGGCGCCGTCGTGGGATGAACCCAACGGTGGTCTGTCGCGGCTGCTCCGCGGCCGCCAGCCCGGTGATCCCGTGGTGCCCGACCGCTGCGACCCGCCGAAGATCGACGACGCCGACGCGATGGCCACCCTGCGGGCCTGGGAGAACGTCGGCGGACCCGTACTCGAGGATTCGGTCATCGCGCCGCCGACCGCGGTCCAATTGCCGGCCACGCCATCGGATCTCGATGTCCGGCACTTTCACCGCCGGATCGACGCGTCGTGGCGGCGCACGTCGTACTCGGGGCTGATCCGCGCCGCCGAAACGGCAGGCGTAACCAGCGAGCCGGAGGTGATCGAACTCGACGACGAAGTCGGCGAGGTCCCCGTGCACGAAGCGTCAGGGATCGGTGTCGATGTGCCGTCGCCGATGGCCGACCTGCCGACGGGTGCGAAGTTCGGCACGCTGGTACACGCGGTGCTCGAAACCGCCGATCCCTTCGCCGGCGATCTGACGGCTGAGCTCGAGGCGCAGATCCGCGAGCATTCGATGTGGTGGCCCGTCGACACCCCGCCCGAGGAGCTGGCGGCGGCCATGGTGCCGCTGCATGACACCCCGCTCGGCCCGCTGGCTCCCGACACCACACTGCGGCAGATCGGGCTGCCAGACCGGCTGCGCGAGATGGAGTTCGAGTTCCCCCTCGCCGGTGGCGATCTGAGAGGCAAGGCGCCATCGATCACACTGGCCGACGTCGGACGGCTGTTCGCCGAACACGTGCCCGCCGACGATCCGCTGGCGTCCTACGCCGAACGACTGTCGAGCGGTGCACTGAGCCTGCAGTCGCTGAAGGGCTATCTCACCGGCTCGCTGGACGTCGTACTCCGCGTCGGCGAGAAGTACATCGTCGCGGACTACAAGACCAACTGGCTGGGCGAACCCGAGCGGCCGTTGACCGCGGCAGATTACGGTCGGCCGCGGCTGGCCGAGGCGATGCTGCATTCGGACTATCCGCTGCAGGCGCTGCTGTACTGCGTTGTGCTGCATCGGTTCCTGCGTTGGCGACAGCCCGGCTACTCGCCCGACAAGCACCTCGGCGGAGTGCTCTACCTGTTCGTGCGGGGGATGTGTGGTGCACAGACGCCGGTCGTCGACGGACACCCGACGGGGGTGTTCAGCTGGCGCCCGCCCGCCGCCCTGATCGTCGCCATGTCGGACCTCCTCGATGCGGGGGCGGTGGCCGCGTGA
- the recD gene encoding exodeoxyribonuclease V subunit alpha, whose amino-acid sequence MSLEAFEELFEPADTHVARRLTAIANEPDESVALAIAVAVRALRGGSVCVDLRSIADQLEMPDLPWPSPDDWLNAVRASPLATDKPVLRLYSDSTADLLYLDRYWLEEQQVCDDVLTLLSSTLPGAVPGLERLFPEGWEEQRAAAEIALTQSLTVLTGGPGTGKTTTVARLLALLAEQASLSGKPPLRIALAAPTGKAAARLLEAVQLEIDKLDAVDRDRLPELKASTLHRLLRTRPDNSSRFRHHRENRLPHDVIVVDETSMVSLTLMARLLEALRPDSRLLLVGDPDQLASVEAGAVLADMVDGLGERSDVRIAALTTSHRFGKSIGALASAIRVGDADEVVSLLRAGGEHIEWLETDEPAEHLRKVLLPHALRLREAAILGDVTAALSTLDEHRLLCAHRRGPYGVRFWNHHVERWLADATGEPLWTQWYAGRPVLVTANDYGLGLYNGDTGVTVVRGDGLRAVVAAGSEPIEFATGRLPDVDTMHAMTIHKSQGSQADEVTVLLPPEDSRLLTRELFYTAVTRAKERIRVIGTEPSVRAAVQRRAVRASGLAQRLRA is encoded by the coding sequence GTGAGTCTCGAGGCGTTCGAGGAGCTCTTCGAGCCGGCCGACACCCACGTCGCGCGACGGCTCACGGCGATCGCCAACGAGCCCGACGAATCGGTCGCGTTGGCCATCGCCGTCGCGGTGCGGGCGCTGCGCGGCGGGTCCGTGTGCGTGGATCTGCGGTCGATCGCCGACCAACTCGAGATGCCCGACCTGCCCTGGCCGTCGCCGGACGACTGGCTGAACGCGGTGCGGGCGAGCCCCCTCGCCACCGACAAGCCGGTGCTGCGACTCTACTCGGATTCCACCGCCGACCTGCTCTACCTGGACCGGTACTGGCTGGAAGAACAGCAGGTGTGCGACGACGTGCTGACGCTGTTGTCGTCGACCCTGCCCGGCGCGGTGCCCGGTCTCGAGCGGCTCTTCCCCGAAGGCTGGGAGGAACAGCGCGCGGCGGCGGAAATCGCTCTCACACAGTCGCTTACGGTGCTGACCGGCGGGCCGGGCACAGGTAAGACCACGACGGTCGCGCGGCTGCTGGCGCTGCTGGCCGAGCAGGCGTCGCTGTCTGGCAAGCCGCCGCTGCGCATCGCGCTCGCGGCGCCGACCGGTAAGGCGGCCGCGCGGCTACTCGAAGCGGTGCAGCTGGAGATCGACAAGCTCGACGCCGTCGATCGCGACCGGCTGCCGGAATTGAAGGCCTCGACGCTGCATCGGCTGCTGCGGACACGGCCGGACAACTCGTCGCGGTTCCGGCATCACCGCGAGAACCGGCTGCCGCACGACGTGATCGTCGTCGACGAGACGTCGATGGTGTCGCTGACACTGATGGCGCGACTGCTCGAAGCGTTGCGCCCCGACAGCCGGCTGCTACTGGTCGGCGACCCCGACCAGCTGGCCTCGGTCGAGGCGGGTGCGGTGCTCGCGGACATGGTCGACGGCCTCGGCGAGCGGTCTGACGTGCGCATCGCGGCGTTGACGACGTCGCACCGGTTCGGCAAGTCGATCGGCGCGCTGGCCTCGGCCATCCGGGTTGGTGACGCCGATGAGGTCGTCTCCCTGCTGCGGGCCGGCGGCGAGCACATCGAATGGCTCGAGACCGACGAGCCCGCCGAGCATCTGCGCAAAGTGCTTCTCCCCCATGCCTTGCGGCTGCGGGAAGCGGCGATCCTCGGCGATGTGACGGCCGCGCTGTCGACGCTGGACGAGCACCGACTGTTGTGCGCGCACCGGCGCGGGCCGTACGGGGTGCGGTTCTGGAATCACCACGTCGAGCGATGGCTGGCCGATGCGACCGGTGAGCCGCTGTGGACGCAGTGGTACGCCGGTCGGCCCGTGCTGGTGACCGCCAACGACTACGGGTTGGGTCTGTACAACGGAGACACCGGCGTGACGGTCGTGCGCGGCGACGGGCTGCGCGCCGTCGTGGCCGCCGGGTCCGAACCGATCGAGTTCGCGACCGGGCGGCTCCCCGACGTCGACACGATGCACGCCATGACGATCCACAAGTCGCAGGGCAGTCAGGCCGACGAGGTGACCGTGTTGCTGCCGCCCGAGGATTCGCGCCTGCTGACCCGCGAGCTGTTCTATACCGCGGTGACGCGCGCCAAGGAGAGGATCCGCGTCATCGGGACCGAACCGTCGGTACGCGCGGCGGTGCAGCGGCGAGCGGTCCGAGCGTCCGGGCTGGCGCAGCGCCTGCGGGCCTAG
- a CDS encoding nitroreductase/quinone reductase family protein has translation MTDDAQASGLESEREFNARNIEEFRRNGGKVGGQFEGFPLLILTSSGAKSGAERVNLIAYFDIDDKIYVVGSAAGRDESPAWVFNLRAHRHVQVEIGSNPKRPVVARELTREDRDNIYKIVVERAPGFAEYEKRTDRVIPVFELVADT, from the coding sequence ATGACTGACGACGCACAGGCTTCTGGACTGGAATCTGAACGGGAATTCAACGCGCGCAATATCGAAGAGTTCCGCCGCAACGGAGGAAAGGTCGGCGGGCAGTTCGAAGGCTTCCCGCTGTTGATCCTGACGTCCTCGGGCGCCAAGAGCGGCGCGGAGCGGGTCAATCTGATCGCCTACTTCGACATCGACGACAAGATCTACGTCGTCGGGTCTGCGGCAGGCCGCGACGAGAGCCCGGCCTGGGTGTTCAACCTGCGCGCCCACCGGCACGTCCAGGTGGAGATCGGCTCGAATCCCAAACGCCCGGTCGTCGCCCGTGAACTGACGCGGGAGGACCGCGACAACATCTACAAGATCGTCGTCGAGCGTGCGCCAGGGTTCGCCGAGTACGAGAAGCGCACCGACCGCGTGATTCCCGTCTTCGAGCTCGTCGCCGACACCTAG
- a CDS encoding SRPBCC family protein encodes MADIARTRTIAAAPQEVWDVLADFGALSTWVDRVDHSCILVHGPDGGSLGTERRVQMGRNTLVERIVEFDPPHTLAYDIEGLPKRLRRVNNRWTLRPQGASTVVTLTSTVEIGSSPLQHVAEEVMCRVMTRESDGLLAGLAQRLEKSRV; translated from the coding sequence GTGGCCGACATCGCCCGTACCCGCACCATCGCCGCTGCCCCGCAGGAAGTCTGGGACGTTCTCGCCGATTTCGGCGCACTCAGCACCTGGGTCGACCGTGTCGACCACTCGTGCATCCTCGTTCACGGGCCCGACGGCGGTTCCCTCGGCACCGAGCGGCGGGTGCAGATGGGGCGCAACACCCTCGTCGAGCGCATCGTCGAGTTCGATCCGCCGCACACCCTCGCCTACGACATCGAAGGTCTGCCGAAGCGGCTGCGCAGGGTCAACAACCGCTGGACGTTGCGTCCGCAGGGGGCATCGACGGTCGTCACGCTGACGAGCACCGTCGAGATCGGCTCGAGCCCACTGCAGCACGTCGCCGAAGAAGTCATGTGTCGAGTGATGACCCGCGAATCCGACGGCCTGCTCGCCGGACTCGCACAGCGATTGGAGAAGTCTCGTGTCTGA
- a CDS encoding sulfatase-like hydrolase/transferase, whose product MSERPDIVILMTDEERAIPPYESPELLAWRDHRLTGRKWFDEHGVSFGRHYTGSLACVPSRPTIFTGQYPDLHGVTQTDGIGKSYSDSRMRWLRQGEVPTLGNWFRAAGYDTHYDGKWHISHADLTDPDTGAPLATNNDDGVIDHAAVQRYLDADPLAPFGFSGWVGPEPHGALLANAGIRRDPLIADRVIAWLDDRYARRRAGDTDALRPFLLVASFVNPHDIVLFPAWVRRSPVQPSPLDPPRVPAAPTADEDLSTKPAAQIAFREAYYTGYGVAPAIDRTYNGSAQRYRDLYYRLHAEVDAPIDRVRRKVTEGGSDNAVLVRTSDHGDLLGAHGGLHQKWFNLYDEATRVPFVVARTGASATSGRVVTAPTSHVDLVPTLLGAAGVDVHAVAATLRESFSEVHDLPGRDLMPVVDGAPADESRAVYVMTRDNVLEGDTGASGLARRLKLTVNPPGPLRIQIPAHVGSNFEGLVVRVDEADGGAGHLWKLVRTFDDPATWTEPGVRHLAANGLGGEAYRTSPLDDQWELYDLTDDPTEAVNRWTDPGLDDLRRHLRAQLKQARTDAVPERNNPWPYVSRRPPTGPTFAAQLVARTRKRLGR is encoded by the coding sequence GTGTCTGAGCGGCCCGACATCGTCATCCTGATGACCGACGAGGAGCGTGCGATCCCGCCGTACGAGTCGCCCGAGCTGCTGGCGTGGCGCGACCATCGGCTGACCGGCCGCAAATGGTTCGACGAACACGGCGTCAGCTTCGGCCGGCACTACACCGGCTCGTTGGCCTGCGTGCCCAGTCGCCCAACGATTTTCACCGGTCAGTACCCCGATCTGCACGGCGTCACGCAGACCGACGGCATCGGCAAGTCCTACAGCGATTCCCGCATGCGCTGGCTGCGCCAGGGCGAGGTGCCGACGCTCGGCAATTGGTTCCGCGCGGCCGGATACGACACCCACTACGACGGCAAGTGGCACATCTCGCACGCCGACCTCACCGATCCCGACACCGGTGCGCCGCTGGCCACCAACAACGACGACGGCGTCATCGATCACGCGGCGGTACAGCGCTACCTCGACGCCGATCCGCTTGCGCCGTTTGGGTTCTCGGGCTGGGTCGGACCCGAACCCCACGGCGCGCTGCTGGCCAACGCCGGCATCCGCCGCGACCCGCTGATCGCCGACCGGGTCATCGCATGGCTCGACGACCGCTATGCACGGCGACGGGCGGGCGACACAGATGCGCTGAGGCCGTTCCTGTTGGTGGCCAGCTTCGTGAACCCGCACGACATCGTGTTGTTTCCGGCGTGGGTGCGCAGGAGTCCGGTGCAACCGTCGCCGCTGGATCCGCCGAGGGTGCCTGCCGCGCCCACCGCGGACGAGGACCTGTCGACGAAACCGGCCGCGCAGATCGCGTTCCGCGAGGCGTACTACACCGGCTACGGCGTCGCGCCCGCGATCGACCGCACGTACAACGGCAGTGCCCAGCGCTATCGCGACCTGTACTACCGGCTGCACGCCGAAGTCGACGCGCCGATCGACCGCGTGCGCCGCAAGGTGACCGAGGGCGGCTCGGACAACGCCGTGCTCGTCCGGACCTCCGACCATGGCGATCTGCTCGGCGCACACGGCGGCCTGCATCAGAAGTGGTTCAACCTGTACGACGAGGCCACCCGCGTTCCGTTTGTCGTGGCACGGACCGGTGCGAGTGCGACATCGGGGCGCGTCGTGACGGCGCCGACGTCGCATGTCGATCTGGTGCCGACACTTCTCGGTGCTGCGGGAGTCGACGTGCACGCGGTGGCGGCGACGCTACGGGAATCGTTCTCCGAGGTGCACGATTTGCCCGGTCGCGACCTGATGCCGGTAGTCGACGGTGCGCCCGCCGACGAGTCGCGCGCCGTGTACGTGATGACGCGCGACAACGTGCTGGAGGGCGACACCGGCGCGTCCGGTCTGGCGCGCCGGCTGAAGCTGACGGTGAATCCTCCTGGCCCCCTGCGCATTCAGATACCCGCACATGTCGGATCCAACTTCGAAGGTCTGGTCGTACGGGTCGACGAGGCCGACGGCGGCGCGGGTCATCTGTGGAAGCTGGTGCGCACCTTCGACGACCCGGCGACCTGGACCGAGCCCGGGGTGCGGCACCTCGCGGCGAACGGTCTCGGCGGCGAGGCCTACCGGACGTCACCGCTGGATGATCAGTGGGAGCTCTACGACCTCACCGACGACCCGACCGAGGCCGTCAACCGGTGGACGGACCCGGGCCTCGACGATCTGCGCCGCCACCTCAGGGCCCAGCTCAAGCAGGCGCGCACCGACGCCGTGCCCGAGCGCAACAATCCCTGGCCGTATGTGTCGCGCCGGCCACCGACCGGTCCGACGTTCGCGGCGCAGCTCGTCGCAAGGACAAGGAAACGGCTGGGACGATAA
- a CDS encoding MBL fold metallo-hydrolase codes for MSTVHHDIDTPGPPKLREVDDGIFAYIQPDGSWWINNTGFLVGRRGVVSIDTCSTVRRTRAYLDAIESVTTQPVRTVINTHHHGDHTFGNFLMAGATIVGHEATRTGVLDWGQPQAYPFWTEVDWGDVVLEPPFLTYTDSVTVWVDELRADVRHVGMPAHTTNDSIVWLPERKVLYSGDLLFNGGTPFLVQGSVAGAIAVLEEVIKPLGAQTIVPGHGAIAGPELIDDVLGYLRFVQTSARGGRDAGLSPLEAARDLDLGRYADLLDRERIVGNLHRAYAELDGSPPGAPIDVAAALTDMVTYNGGRPLSCMA; via the coding sequence GTGAGCACGGTTCACCACGACATCGACACCCCGGGACCGCCGAAGCTGCGGGAGGTCGACGACGGGATCTTCGCCTACATTCAGCCCGACGGAAGCTGGTGGATCAACAACACCGGCTTCCTGGTGGGAAGGCGGGGCGTGGTCAGTATCGACACCTGCTCGACTGTCCGGCGCACCCGTGCCTACCTCGACGCGATCGAATCGGTCACCACACAACCGGTTCGGACCGTCATCAACACCCATCACCATGGCGATCACACGTTCGGGAATTTCCTCATGGCCGGCGCGACGATCGTCGGACACGAGGCCACGCGCACCGGCGTCCTCGACTGGGGCCAACCGCAGGCGTACCCGTTTTGGACCGAGGTCGACTGGGGTGACGTGGTCCTGGAACCACCCTTCCTCACCTACACCGACTCGGTGACGGTATGGGTCGACGAGTTACGCGCGGACGTCCGCCATGTAGGTATGCCCGCACACACCACCAACGACTCGATCGTCTGGCTTCCCGAGCGCAAGGTGCTTTACAGCGGCGACCTGCTGTTCAACGGTGGAACGCCATTCCTGGTGCAGGGATCGGTGGCCGGTGCCATCGCGGTGTTGGAGGAGGTGATCAAACCCCTTGGCGCGCAGACGATCGTGCCGGGACACGGCGCGATCGCCGGCCCGGAACTGATCGACGATGTACTGGGCTATCTGCGGTTCGTCCAGACGAGTGCCCGTGGTGGTCGCGACGCGGGATTGTCTCCGCTGGAGGCCGCGCGCGACCTCGACCTCGGGCGGTACGCCGACCTCTTGGATCGCGAGCGCATCGTGGGCAATTTGCACCGGGCCTACGCCGAACTCGACGGCTCCCCGCCGGGCGCGCCCATCGACGTCGCCGCGGCGCTGACCGACATGGTCACCTACAACGGCGGCCGGCCGCTGAGCTGCATGGCGTGA
- a CDS encoding fatty acyl-AMP ligase: MSRFTETMYSNAQSSHKGMVTGEPGTPVRHTWAEVHERARRVAGGLAAAGIGPGDAVAVLAGAPVEIAPTAQGIWMRAASATMVHQPTPRTDLVRWAAETTAVIDMISARAVVISDPFMAAAPVLTEMGMTVLTIESLLSNAPIEPLDTFDHDVALMQLTSGSTGSPKAVQITHANIVANAEAMVIGCDFDIDTDVIVSWLPCFHDMGMTGYLTVPMYIGAELVKVTPMDFLRDTLLWAKLIDKYKGTMTAAPNFAYNLFAKRLRRQAKPGEFDLSSLRWALSGAEQVDPLDVEDLCDAGAPFGLKPEAIIPAYGMAETTVAVSFSECGGGMVIDEVDADLLAVLHRAVPANRGHTRRLVSLGKPLEGLELRIVDEDGSVLSARGVGVIEVRGEPVTRGYTTVAGFLPAQDERGWYDTGDLGYLTETGDVVVCGRLKDVIIMAGRNIYPTDIERAASRVDGVRPGCAVAVRLDAGLSRETFAVAVECKEYEDPQQVRRVERQVAHEVFAEVDVRPRNVVVLAPGTIPKTPSGKLRRAHALSLVN, encoded by the coding sequence GTGAGCCGATTCACCGAGACGATGTACAGCAATGCCCAGTCGAGTCACAAGGGCATGGTCACCGGGGAGCCCGGCACGCCCGTTCGCCATACGTGGGCTGAGGTGCACGAACGGGCCCGCCGCGTGGCCGGCGGACTGGCTGCTGCGGGCATAGGCCCTGGTGACGCCGTCGCGGTGCTCGCCGGCGCCCCGGTCGAGATCGCCCCGACCGCCCAGGGCATCTGGATGCGCGCTGCCAGCGCGACCATGGTTCACCAGCCCACTCCCCGCACTGACCTGGTGCGATGGGCCGCAGAGACCACCGCGGTGATCGACATGATCTCGGCGAGAGCCGTCGTCATCTCCGACCCGTTCATGGCCGCGGCGCCGGTACTGACCGAAATGGGCATGACGGTGCTGACCATCGAGTCGCTGCTGTCGAACGCCCCCATCGAGCCGCTCGACACCTTCGACCACGACGTGGCGTTGATGCAGCTGACGTCGGGCTCGACGGGCTCGCCCAAGGCGGTGCAGATCACGCACGCCAACATCGTCGCCAATGCCGAAGCGATGGTGATCGGTTGCGACTTCGACATCGACACCGACGTGATCGTGAGCTGGCTGCCCTGCTTCCACGACATGGGCATGACCGGCTACCTGACGGTGCCGATGTACATCGGGGCCGAGCTGGTCAAGGTCACTCCGATGGACTTTCTGCGCGATACCTTGTTGTGGGCCAAGCTCATTGACAAGTACAAGGGCACGATGACGGCAGCGCCGAACTTTGCCTACAATCTGTTCGCCAAGCGATTGCGCAGGCAGGCCAAGCCAGGCGAGTTCGATCTGTCGTCGCTGCGATGGGCACTGTCGGGCGCCGAGCAGGTCGACCCGCTCGACGTCGAGGACCTCTGTGACGCGGGCGCACCGTTCGGGCTGAAGCCGGAGGCCATCATCCCGGCCTACGGGATGGCCGAGACGACGGTGGCTGTGTCGTTCTCCGAGTGCGGTGGCGGCATGGTGATCGACGAAGTGGACGCCGACCTGCTGGCGGTCCTGCACCGCGCGGTACCGGCGAACAGGGGCCACACCCGCCGATTGGTCTCCCTCGGCAAGCCGCTCGAGGGCCTGGAGCTCCGCATCGTCGACGAGGACGGCAGCGTGCTCTCAGCGCGCGGCGTCGGCGTCATCGAGGTCCGCGGCGAGCCGGTGACCAGGGGTTACACCACGGTGGCCGGGTTCCTGCCCGCACAGGACGAGCGCGGCTGGTACGACACCGGTGACCTGGGCTATCTCACCGAGACCGGTGACGTGGTGGTGTGTGGGCGCCTCAAGGACGTCATCATCATGGCCGGTCGAAACATCTATCCGACCGACATCGAGCGTGCCGCGAGCCGCGTGGACGGGGTGCGGCCCGGTTGTGCCGTCGCAGTGCGACTCGACGCGGGGCTGTCGCGGGAGACCTTCGCCGTCGCGGTGGAATGCAAGGAGTACGAGGACCCGCAGCAGGTGCGGCGCGTGGAGCGCCAAGTCGCCCACGAGGTGTTCGCGGAGGTCGACGTGCGCCCCCGAAACGTCGTGGTGCTCGCACCCGGGACGATCCCCAAGACACCGTCGGGCAAGTTGAGGCGAGCACACGCGCTGTCACTCGTCAATTGA